In the genome of Croceimicrobium hydrocarbonivorans, one region contains:
- a CDS encoding T9SS type B sorting domain-containing protein, protein MKLLERTGFLLVLMLLSVSSLNAAHLIGGEITYSCQGNNLYTVSLRVYRDCAGGGAAFDGNANVAIYDINNQLIRTLSIPRGQIISLNNSLSSDPCVSVPANLCVEYADYIDTVTLPPVVGGYTIVHQRCCRNAIIGNVNNPGSFGNTYSVRIPSMDTTCNSAPHIVSPPDNVLCLNRPATINLQVTEADGDSISYDLCQIFAGGGNAGGGGGNCFSVIPNPPCPPPFTPLTFAAPQTFSNPIPASTNFTINPRTGQLRGTANQIGVYVAGICITEWRDGQIMSTVRLDYQFAVTQCTQNIVSDMRTPLEDPTILCDGLTVQFESETNNANGLLWNFGDLNTNSDTSRLANPTYTYPAPGTYYVRLIANPGETCSDTTFAPFKVTAPVQGDFLWDGVPCYEVQGIQFEAIGTNIRPNTRYEWEFGADALIPTVTGRSAFGISWMQPGPKPVKLTLYWDSCSQEIVDTIDIVRGNVFTDAGPDTAIQRGSELRLHANYGADYYWYASSPIEIDNPFSRNPTFRFRERDDTVMVYLILTDQYGCKGKDSLWVYISDDLDAAVYNIITPNGDGVNDFFDISYINPSGNCGLYIMNRWGAEVYRDNAYSNDWFGTDQDGNPLPDGTYYYVVQCGVEVRSTGPITINRFYD, encoded by the coding sequence ATGAAGTTATTAGAACGTACCGGATTTCTATTGGTCCTGATGCTGCTTTCTGTCAGCTCTTTAAATGCCGCTCACCTTATTGGTGGCGAAATCACCTATAGTTGTCAGGGTAATAATCTTTATACCGTTTCCTTGCGGGTTTACCGCGATTGTGCCGGTGGTGGTGCTGCCTTTGATGGCAATGCCAATGTGGCCATTTACGATATTAATAATCAGCTGATTCGCACCTTATCCATTCCCCGTGGTCAGATTATTTCTTTGAATAATAGTCTTTCCAGTGACCCTTGTGTATCGGTGCCTGCTAACCTTTGTGTTGAGTATGCCGATTATATAGATACGGTTACTTTGCCGCCGGTAGTTGGAGGCTATACTATTGTACATCAGCGTTGTTGCCGCAATGCTATTATTGGAAATGTGAATAATCCCGGAAGTTTTGGGAATACCTATTCCGTGCGTATCCCCAGTATGGATACCACTTGTAATAGTGCCCCGCATATTGTGAGTCCGCCCGATAATGTGCTCTGCCTAAACCGTCCGGCGACCATCAATTTACAAGTTACTGAAGCCGATGGCGATTCGATTAGCTATGATCTTTGCCAAATTTTCGCCGGAGGTGGAAATGCCGGTGGTGGTGGCGGTAATTGCTTTTCGGTAATTCCCAATCCGCCTTGTCCACCGCCTTTTACGCCCTTAACCTTTGCGGCGCCTCAAACCTTTTCCAATCCTATTCCGGCCTCTACCAATTTCACCATTAATCCGCGTACCGGACAACTTCGCGGTACAGCCAATCAAATTGGAGTATATGTAGCCGGTATTTGTATTACCGAATGGCGTGATGGGCAGATCATGAGTACGGTACGCCTCGATTATCAATTTGCGGTAACCCAGTGTACGCAGAACATTGTAAGCGATATGCGTACGCCTTTGGAAGACCCTACCATTTTATGTGATGGACTTACAGTTCAGTTTGAAAGTGAAACCAATAATGCCAATGGCTTGCTCTGGAATTTTGGAGATCTTAATACCAATAGCGATACCAGCAGATTAGCCAATCCTACCTATACCTATCCGGCTCCCGGAACCTATTATGTACGCTTAATTGCCAATCCAGGGGAAACCTGTAGCGATACCACCTTTGCCCCCTTTAAGGTTACCGCTCCGGTGCAGGGCGATTTTCTGTGGGATGGGGTGCCTTGTTATGAAGTACAGGGTATACAGTTTGAAGCGATAGGCACCAATATTCGCCCCAATACCCGCTACGAATGGGAGTTTGGCGCTGATGCTTTAATTCCGACTGTTACCGGCCGTAGTGCCTTTGGTATTAGCTGGATGCAACCAGGGCCTAAGCCGGTTAAGCTCACCTTGTATTGGGATAGTTGCTCGCAGGAAATTGTAGATACCATCGACATTGTGCGCGGAAATGTATTTACCGATGCCGGTCCGGATACTGCCATTCAGCGGGGTTCAGAATTGCGCTTGCATGCCAATTACGGCGCCGATTATTACTGGTATGCCAGCAGTCCGATTGAAATCGATAATCCTTTTTCTCGCAATCCAACTTTCCGTTTCAGGGAGCGCGATGATACGGTGATGGTGTATTTGATTTTAACCGATCAATACGGATGTAAGGGTAAAGATTCGCTTTGGGTTTATATCAGTGATGATTTGGATGCCGCCGTCTATAATATCATTACCCCCAATGGAGATGGAGTGAATGACTTTTTCGACATCAGCTATATCAACCCTTCCGGGAATTGTGGACTTTATATTATGAATCGCTGGGGCGCCGAAGTGTATCGGGATAATGCCTATAGTAATGATTGGTTTGGTACCGATCAGGATGGTAATCCCTTACCGGATGGCACCTATTACTATGTGGTGCAATGC